In Onthophagus taurus isolate NC chromosome 6, IU_Otau_3.0, whole genome shotgun sequence, a genomic segment contains:
- the LOC111427925 gene encoding inosine triphosphate pyrophosphatase yields the protein MNLLKMAKTISFVTGNAKKLEELNAILGESFPYKIISANVDLPELQGEIETISINKCKEAYKHVKGPVIVEDTCLCFNALKGLPGPYIKWFLGNLGPDGLYKLLAGYEDKSAEAVCTFAFHPGGENDEVMLFQGRTKGEIVDPRGPRDFGWDPCFLPVGYNVTYAEMPKSEKNKISHRYRALKELQDYLLKIV from the coding sequence ATGAACCTTTTAAAAATGGCAAAAACGATATCCTTTGTAACTGGAAACGctaaaaaattagaagaattaaaCGCAATCTTAGGCGAATCCTTTCCATACAAAATAATAAGCGCAAACGTTGATTTACCAGAGCTCCAAGGTGAAATAgaaacaatttcaataaataagtGTAAAGAAGCTTATAAACATGTGAAAGGACCAGTAATTGTTGAAGATACATGTTTGTGCTTTAATGCTTTAAAAGGATTACCAGGTCCGtatataaaatggtttttgggAAACTTAGGTCCCGAtggtttatataaattattagcCGGGTATGAAGATAAAAGTGCTGAAGCAGTTTGTACATTTGCTTTTCACCCGGGGGGTGAAAATGATGAGGTAATGCTATTTCAAGGAAGAACCAAAGGGGAAATAGTTGACCCAAGGGGACCAAGAGATTTTGGATGGGATCCTTGTTTTCTACCTGTTGGGTACAATGTAACTTATGCCGAAATGCcaaaaagcgaaaaaaataaaatatctcaTAGATATAGAGCTTTAAAAGAATTACaagattatttattgaaaatagtTTAA
- the LOC111427812 gene encoding alsin isoform X1: MSRFFLWNLSNKLQLRNEIPEKIKKITSISNHIYILTTANNLYHGFIKTNELEQEQLSVVKVDGVLLKDIDCSNSELFGVDLSGKVLKYTDNLEIIKEILLIEDSKPCPHGSIGTKFKMKVEKLSVGLYGNLYITDNGQLWASGNMHQIGINSDTPKRVTFFEERYVYSAKTGSDFAIAIVSKQHNDETIGVGEEILISTCPNCICSSQLTSPTSPNSYSESCPSGIPIPASYDIETTSTSSKSDSTCSNDTKQCINNSGSTENNDNNDKSERNIIFRNTEAAREFLTRQFSWMSSAGEEYLVECTEKPTRIIKENVSNMASLVYEGVKTVGDKVVTLSRHMSGSSDNNEVPENVEEIHLPRVTSKDEFVWSLSQGTSEKDLSEQGLEERCNSIVKNGFNLINCEIWTWGNIIHGQLGMRFLGLGDIIKRERPMIITKLSNIGAIKISVQSYHAAVLTLDGRAFLWGRNDFNQVTVDSDMDQSSPKMFNNVQSSERVKDLCCGSYHTSVLTYNNELFYTGKTAAKLVKLQTSDISTNDINKKMQNMNNFENNEYFIPNKLFSTLNITGLNEIFNNNEFMVPYLLKEQEHLEQMLAIQSGFIKILQKKNCSDSTMLYENLCTTYMELLHFNAANVKTLADYCNNKISECDVVMFKYVEEHLFIYKNYLNSLYNVLSISGCKYISRILDIPLGLYKSIDGNNSFKKDKKNDEMLINTILMNPYNKLSYYLELFSNMINNTNKQQYHDIYNKWNSFVEEQEELLNDANRTNEFWNNFGKTVENLKKPERRLIRESRSFPINLHNAGLFSSHWFILLNDCFVHINGSWIVRHDLKTIWVEPQQDLSNGQFQISLKMPEETIELYTIQAEDKIQWFHTLQQAIKNALGKSNAHQPPSLRTASYTFTKNGYYKDANYTGRWLNAKMHGSGKLTWIDGKIYTGQFNNNQMHGFGKITLPNIGVYEGQWKDNQQNGFGILKYTNGDVYKGYFKDGQPHGHGSLKQGNFTASSASIYIGGWILGTKNGYGVMHDIVTGDKYLGTWLDNKKHGKGLIVTSEGVYYEGIFNQDVLTGNGLMILEDGTFYEGDFKGTGILGGKGILTLTSGHTLEGNLTGSWNEGIKISNGVLSLSKEIEVSPPKTFSTFCTPVDQKWKSLFRYCHQILGTTEANVKKTPDTQKIWQNVAVVISNSFQVSVKNKSDRGIENSVNNLDTIPQYGRESIDSNSFQLIKQYVNKAFECSYHPLGSLLSDLTVAYTTSYGGLRPHALLLVHAVNELRSITERLFDIVRLLFPALPSYEEQVIVNGNAIEENVVSCQSLLYPIILPRVHSSLFTLYTLKCKSCDAQYWKRLIEWNKQPDYTLMAFLSVNQKFLNSETQEPLSPIPRVKDQHFVEAIETLQLLKTTFSPIEKLNVIRNTFEKMTDAVQRKLGDHYKWNMDDLFPAFLYVVVRARIPQLGSELKFIEDFHDPNASIGELALMFTTLQACYQQILLEKISVT; the protein is encoded by the exons ATGtccagattttttttatggaatttaTCGAACAAACTACAGTTACGAAATGAGATAccagaaaaaattaaaaaaataactagcATAAGTaatcatatttatattttaacaacCGCCAATAATCTTTATCATGGGTTTATAAAAACCAACGAACTTGAGCAAGAACAATTAAGTGTGGTAAAAGTTGATGGGGTACTCTTAAAAGATATAGATTGTTCAAACAGTGAATTATTTGGTGTTGATTTGTCAGGAAAAGTTTTAAAGTACACAGATAATttagaaattataaaagaaatcttaTTAATAGAAGATTCTAAACCATGTCCTCATGGAAGTATcggaacaaaatttaaaatgaaagtaGAAAAACTATCTGTAGGTTTATACGGAAATTTATACATAACAGATAATGGACAACTTTGGGCGTCTGGAAATATGCATCAAATTGGAATAAATAGTGATACCCCAAAACGCGTTACCTTTTTTGAAGAAAGATATGTTTATAGTGCTAAAACAGGAAGTGATTTTGCTATTGCAATAGTTAGTAAGCAACACAATGATGAAACGATAGGTGTTGGcgaagaaatattaatttcaactTGTCCAAATTGTATATGTTCCTCACAACTCACTTCTCCCACTTCCCCAAATTCTTATTCAGAAAGTTGTCCATCAGGAATCCCAATTCCAGCCAGTTACGATATTGAAACAACTTCCACCAGCAGTAAAAGTGATAGTACCTGTTCAAATGACACTAAACAATGCATAAATAACTCTGGTTCTACAgaaaataacgataataatgataaaagtgaaagaaatataatttttcgtAACACAGAAGCCGCAAGGGAATTTTTAACACGACAATTTTCATGGATGTCCTCAGCCGGAGAAGAATATTTAGTTGAATGTACCGAAAAACCTACCcgaataattaaagaaaatgttagtAATATGGCTTCTTTAGTTTATGAAGGTGTTAAAACCGTCGGAGATAAAGTGGTCACTTTATCAAGGCATATGAGTGGTAGTTCTGATAATAATGAAGTTCCTGAAAACGTCGAGGAGATCCATTTACCAAGGGTAACCTCCAAAGATGAATTTGTGTGGTCTCTAAGTCAAGGAACGTCCGAAAAGGATTTATCTGAACAAGGTTTGGAGGAACGATGTAATTCAATCGTGAAGAATGGatttaatcttattaattGCGAAATTTGGACTTGGGGCAATATTATTCATGGACAGTTAGGTATGCGTTTCTTGG GTCTTGGTGATATTATAAAGAGAGAACGTCCAAtgataataacaaaactatCAAATATAGGGGCTATTAAGATATCGGTACAAAGTTACCACGCAGCCGTTTTAACTTTAGATGGTCGAGCTTTTTTGTGGGGTCGAAACGATTTTAATCAGGTAACGGTTGATTCGGATATGGATCAAAGTTCAccgaaaatgtttaataacgTTCAATCGTCGGAACGTGTAAAAGATTTATGTTGCGGTTCATATCATACGTCCGTTTTAACGTACAATAACGAGTTATTTTATACTGGGAAGACGGCAGCAAAACTCGTAAAACTTCAAACGTCTGATATTAGTAcaaatgatataaataaaaaaatgcaaaacatGAATAATTTCGAAAACAATGAATATTTTATACcgaataaattgttttctaCGTTGAATATAACGgggttaaatgaaatttttaataacaatgagTTTATGGTACCGTATTTGTTAAAAGAACAAGAGCATTTAGAGCAAATGTTAGCAATACAAAgtggttttataaaaattttgcaaaagaaaaattgttctGATTCAACAATGTTGTACGAAAATTTATGTACAACTTATATggaattattacattttaatgCGGCTAATGTAAAAACTTTAGCGGATTAttgcaataataaaataagcgAATGTGATGTTGTTATGTTTAAATACGTTGaagaacatttatttatttataaaaactatttaaattcGTTATATAACGTATTAAGTATAAGTGGATGTAAATACATATCGAGAATTTTAGATATTCCCTTAGGTTTATATAAAAGTATCGATGGAAATAACTCATTtaagaaagataaaaaaaacgaTGAAATGCTCATTAACACAATACTCATGAATccttacaataaattaagttattatttagaattattttcGAATATGATCAATAACACGAATAAACAGCAATATCatgatatttataataaatggaATAGTTTCGTTGAAGAACAAGAGGAACTATTAAACGATGCTAATCGTACAAATgaattttggaataatttcGGTAAAACcgtagaaaatttaaaaaaacccgAACGTAGATTAATTCGAGAAAGTCGATCGTTTCCAATAAACCTTCATAACGCGGGTTTATTTTCTTCGCACTGGTTCATACTTTTAAATGACTGTTTTGTTCACATTAACGGTTCTTGGATAGTTAGAcatgatttaaaaacaatttggGTTGAACCACAACAAGATTTATCAAACGGACAGTttcaaatttcattaaaaatgccGGAAGAAACGATCGAGCTTTACACAATTCAAGCTGAAGATAAAATTCAATGGTTTCATACTTTACAACAAGCGATTAAAAATGCACTAGGAAAATCAAACGCCCATCAACCACCTTCACTAAGAACAGCTTCTTATACATTTACGAAAAACGGATATTACAAAGATGCTAATTATACTGGAAGGTGGTTAAACGCTAAAATGCACGGCTCCGGAAAACTTACCTGGATTGATGGAAAAATTTACACAggacaatttaataacaaccaAATGCACGGATTTGGTAAAATTACCCTTCCAAATATAGGCGTTTACGAAGGACAATGGAAAGATAATCAACAAAACGGCTTtggaattttaaaatatacaaacgGTGATGTTtataaaggttattttaaagATGGTCAACCCCACGGACATGGTTCTTTAAAACAAGGCAATTTTACCGCATCCTCAGCTTCGATTTACATTGGAGGTTGGATTTTGGGCACAAAAAATGGTTATGGGGTTATGCACGATATCGTTACTGGTGATAAATATTTGGGGACTTGGTTGGATAATAAAAAACATGGAAAAGGACTAATCGTTACATCAGAAGGGGTTTATTATGaaggaatttttaatcaagatGTTCTTACG ggTAATGGTTTAATGATATTAGAAGATGGAACATTTTACGAGGGTGATTTTAAAGGAACCGGAATTTTGGGTGGAAAAGGAATTTTAACACTAACTTCTGGTCACACTCTAGAAGGTAACCTAACCGGTTCTTGGAACGAAgggataaaaatttcaaatggaGTTCTTTCGTTATCGAAAGAGATCGAAGTTTCACCGCCGAAAACGTTCAGTACTTTTTGTACTCCTGTCGATCAAAAATGGAAATCCCTCTTTAGATATTGCCATCAAATTCTTGGAACGACCGAAGCCAACGTTAAAAAAACACCCGATACGCAAAAAATTTGGCAAAATGTTGCTGTTGTTATTTCAAATTCGTTCCAAGttagtgttaaaaataaatcggaTCGCGGAATCGAAAATTCTGTAAATAATTTGGATACTATTCCTCAATATGGAAGGGAAAGTATCGATTCGAATAGTTTTCAATTGATTAAACAATATGTAAATAAAGCTTTTGAATGTTCCTATCATCCTTTAGGGTCACTTTTAAGTGACTTAACTGTTGCTTATACAACGAGTTATGGTGGATTAAGACCACACGCATTATTATTAGTACACGCTGTAAATGAATTAAGATCAATAACTGAAAGATTATTTGATATTGTACGGTTATTATTCCCAGCTCTTCCTAGTTATGAAGAACAAGTTATTGTTAATGGAAACGCCATTGAAGAAAATGTTGTTAGTTGCCAATCATTACTTTACCCTATTATTTTACCACGAGTACATTCATCTCTATTCACactttatactttaaaatgtaaaagcTGCGATGCTCAGTATTGGAAAAGATTAATCGAATGGAATAAACAACCAGATTATACACTTATGGCGTTTTTAAGTGTTAATCA GAAATTCTTAAATTCCGAAACTCAAGAACCACTTTCACCAATACCAAGAGTAAAAGATCAACATTTTGTAGAAGCGATTGAAACAttgcaattattaaaaacaacattttcaccaattgaaaaattaaacgtgATTCGAAATACATTTGAGAAAATGACGGATGCTGTTCAAAGAAAATTGGGAGATCATTATAAATGGAATATGGACGATTTATTTCCGGCCTTTCTTTACGTCGTTGTCAGAGCGAGAATACCGCAATTAGGATcggaattaaaatttatcgaAGATTTTCACGATCCGAATGCGAGTATCGGCGAGTTAGCCTTGATGTTTACCACGTTACAAGCGTGCTATCAACAAATacttttggaaaaaatttcgGTTACCTGA
- the LOC111427812 gene encoding alsin isoform X2: MSRFFLWNLSNKLQLRNEIPEKIKKITSISNHIYILTTANNLYHGFIKTNELEQEQLSVVKVDGVLLKDIDCSNSELFGVDLSGKVLKYTDNLEIIKEILLIEDSKPCPHGSIGTKFKMKVEKLSVGLYGNLYITDNGQLWASGNMHQIGINSDTPKRVTFFEERYVYSAKTGSDFAIAIVSKQHNDETIGVGEEILISTCPNCICSSQLTSPTSPNSYSESCPSGIPIPASYDIETTSTSSKSDSTCSNDTKQCINNSGSTENNDNNDKSERNIIFRNTEAAREFLTRQFSWMSSAGEEYLVECTEKPTRIIKENVSNMASLVYEGVKTVGDKVVTLSRHMSGSSDNNEVPENVEEIHLPRVTSKDEFVWSLSQGTSEKDLSEQGLEERCNSIVKNGFNLINCEIWTWGNIIHGQLGLGDIIKRERPMIITKLSNIGAIKISVQSYHAAVLTLDGRAFLWGRNDFNQVTVDSDMDQSSPKMFNNVQSSERVKDLCCGSYHTSVLTYNNELFYTGKTAAKLVKLQTSDISTNDINKKMQNMNNFENNEYFIPNKLFSTLNITGLNEIFNNNEFMVPYLLKEQEHLEQMLAIQSGFIKILQKKNCSDSTMLYENLCTTYMELLHFNAANVKTLADYCNNKISECDVVMFKYVEEHLFIYKNYLNSLYNVLSISGCKYISRILDIPLGLYKSIDGNNSFKKDKKNDEMLINTILMNPYNKLSYYLELFSNMINNTNKQQYHDIYNKWNSFVEEQEELLNDANRTNEFWNNFGKTVENLKKPERRLIRESRSFPINLHNAGLFSSHWFILLNDCFVHINGSWIVRHDLKTIWVEPQQDLSNGQFQISLKMPEETIELYTIQAEDKIQWFHTLQQAIKNALGKSNAHQPPSLRTASYTFTKNGYYKDANYTGRWLNAKMHGSGKLTWIDGKIYTGQFNNNQMHGFGKITLPNIGVYEGQWKDNQQNGFGILKYTNGDVYKGYFKDGQPHGHGSLKQGNFTASSASIYIGGWILGTKNGYGVMHDIVTGDKYLGTWLDNKKHGKGLIVTSEGVYYEGIFNQDVLTGNGLMILEDGTFYEGDFKGTGILGGKGILTLTSGHTLEGNLTGSWNEGIKISNGVLSLSKEIEVSPPKTFSTFCTPVDQKWKSLFRYCHQILGTTEANVKKTPDTQKIWQNVAVVISNSFQVSVKNKSDRGIENSVNNLDTIPQYGRESIDSNSFQLIKQYVNKAFECSYHPLGSLLSDLTVAYTTSYGGLRPHALLLVHAVNELRSITERLFDIVRLLFPALPSYEEQVIVNGNAIEENVVSCQSLLYPIILPRVHSSLFTLYTLKCKSCDAQYWKRLIEWNKQPDYTLMAFLSVNQKFLNSETQEPLSPIPRVKDQHFVEAIETLQLLKTTFSPIEKLNVIRNTFEKMTDAVQRKLGDHYKWNMDDLFPAFLYVVVRARIPQLGSELKFIEDFHDPNASIGELALMFTTLQACYQQILLEKISVT, translated from the exons ATGtccagattttttttatggaatttaTCGAACAAACTACAGTTACGAAATGAGATAccagaaaaaattaaaaaaataactagcATAAGTaatcatatttatattttaacaacCGCCAATAATCTTTATCATGGGTTTATAAAAACCAACGAACTTGAGCAAGAACAATTAAGTGTGGTAAAAGTTGATGGGGTACTCTTAAAAGATATAGATTGTTCAAACAGTGAATTATTTGGTGTTGATTTGTCAGGAAAAGTTTTAAAGTACACAGATAATttagaaattataaaagaaatcttaTTAATAGAAGATTCTAAACCATGTCCTCATGGAAGTATcggaacaaaatttaaaatgaaagtaGAAAAACTATCTGTAGGTTTATACGGAAATTTATACATAACAGATAATGGACAACTTTGGGCGTCTGGAAATATGCATCAAATTGGAATAAATAGTGATACCCCAAAACGCGTTACCTTTTTTGAAGAAAGATATGTTTATAGTGCTAAAACAGGAAGTGATTTTGCTATTGCAATAGTTAGTAAGCAACACAATGATGAAACGATAGGTGTTGGcgaagaaatattaatttcaactTGTCCAAATTGTATATGTTCCTCACAACTCACTTCTCCCACTTCCCCAAATTCTTATTCAGAAAGTTGTCCATCAGGAATCCCAATTCCAGCCAGTTACGATATTGAAACAACTTCCACCAGCAGTAAAAGTGATAGTACCTGTTCAAATGACACTAAACAATGCATAAATAACTCTGGTTCTACAgaaaataacgataataatgataaaagtgaaagaaatataatttttcgtAACACAGAAGCCGCAAGGGAATTTTTAACACGACAATTTTCATGGATGTCCTCAGCCGGAGAAGAATATTTAGTTGAATGTACCGAAAAACCTACCcgaataattaaagaaaatgttagtAATATGGCTTCTTTAGTTTATGAAGGTGTTAAAACCGTCGGAGATAAAGTGGTCACTTTATCAAGGCATATGAGTGGTAGTTCTGATAATAATGAAGTTCCTGAAAACGTCGAGGAGATCCATTTACCAAGGGTAACCTCCAAAGATGAATTTGTGTGGTCTCTAAGTCAAGGAACGTCCGAAAAGGATTTATCTGAACAAGGTTTGGAGGAACGATGTAATTCAATCGTGAAGAATGGatttaatcttattaattGCGAAATTTGGACTTGGGGCAATATTATTCATGGACAGTTAG GTCTTGGTGATATTATAAAGAGAGAACGTCCAAtgataataacaaaactatCAAATATAGGGGCTATTAAGATATCGGTACAAAGTTACCACGCAGCCGTTTTAACTTTAGATGGTCGAGCTTTTTTGTGGGGTCGAAACGATTTTAATCAGGTAACGGTTGATTCGGATATGGATCAAAGTTCAccgaaaatgtttaataacgTTCAATCGTCGGAACGTGTAAAAGATTTATGTTGCGGTTCATATCATACGTCCGTTTTAACGTACAATAACGAGTTATTTTATACTGGGAAGACGGCAGCAAAACTCGTAAAACTTCAAACGTCTGATATTAGTAcaaatgatataaataaaaaaatgcaaaacatGAATAATTTCGAAAACAATGAATATTTTATACcgaataaattgttttctaCGTTGAATATAACGgggttaaatgaaatttttaataacaatgagTTTATGGTACCGTATTTGTTAAAAGAACAAGAGCATTTAGAGCAAATGTTAGCAATACAAAgtggttttataaaaattttgcaaaagaaaaattgttctGATTCAACAATGTTGTACGAAAATTTATGTACAACTTATATggaattattacattttaatgCGGCTAATGTAAAAACTTTAGCGGATTAttgcaataataaaataagcgAATGTGATGTTGTTATGTTTAAATACGTTGaagaacatttatttatttataaaaactatttaaattcGTTATATAACGTATTAAGTATAAGTGGATGTAAATACATATCGAGAATTTTAGATATTCCCTTAGGTTTATATAAAAGTATCGATGGAAATAACTCATTtaagaaagataaaaaaaacgaTGAAATGCTCATTAACACAATACTCATGAATccttacaataaattaagttattatttagaattattttcGAATATGATCAATAACACGAATAAACAGCAATATCatgatatttataataaatggaATAGTTTCGTTGAAGAACAAGAGGAACTATTAAACGATGCTAATCGTACAAATgaattttggaataatttcGGTAAAACcgtagaaaatttaaaaaaacccgAACGTAGATTAATTCGAGAAAGTCGATCGTTTCCAATAAACCTTCATAACGCGGGTTTATTTTCTTCGCACTGGTTCATACTTTTAAATGACTGTTTTGTTCACATTAACGGTTCTTGGATAGTTAGAcatgatttaaaaacaatttggGTTGAACCACAACAAGATTTATCAAACGGACAGTttcaaatttcattaaaaatgccGGAAGAAACGATCGAGCTTTACACAATTCAAGCTGAAGATAAAATTCAATGGTTTCATACTTTACAACAAGCGATTAAAAATGCACTAGGAAAATCAAACGCCCATCAACCACCTTCACTAAGAACAGCTTCTTATACATTTACGAAAAACGGATATTACAAAGATGCTAATTATACTGGAAGGTGGTTAAACGCTAAAATGCACGGCTCCGGAAAACTTACCTGGATTGATGGAAAAATTTACACAggacaatttaataacaaccaAATGCACGGATTTGGTAAAATTACCCTTCCAAATATAGGCGTTTACGAAGGACAATGGAAAGATAATCAACAAAACGGCTTtggaattttaaaatatacaaacgGTGATGTTtataaaggttattttaaagATGGTCAACCCCACGGACATGGTTCTTTAAAACAAGGCAATTTTACCGCATCCTCAGCTTCGATTTACATTGGAGGTTGGATTTTGGGCACAAAAAATGGTTATGGGGTTATGCACGATATCGTTACTGGTGATAAATATTTGGGGACTTGGTTGGATAATAAAAAACATGGAAAAGGACTAATCGTTACATCAGAAGGGGTTTATTATGaaggaatttttaatcaagatGTTCTTACG ggTAATGGTTTAATGATATTAGAAGATGGAACATTTTACGAGGGTGATTTTAAAGGAACCGGAATTTTGGGTGGAAAAGGAATTTTAACACTAACTTCTGGTCACACTCTAGAAGGTAACCTAACCGGTTCTTGGAACGAAgggataaaaatttcaaatggaGTTCTTTCGTTATCGAAAGAGATCGAAGTTTCACCGCCGAAAACGTTCAGTACTTTTTGTACTCCTGTCGATCAAAAATGGAAATCCCTCTTTAGATATTGCCATCAAATTCTTGGAACGACCGAAGCCAACGTTAAAAAAACACCCGATACGCAAAAAATTTGGCAAAATGTTGCTGTTGTTATTTCAAATTCGTTCCAAGttagtgttaaaaataaatcggaTCGCGGAATCGAAAATTCTGTAAATAATTTGGATACTATTCCTCAATATGGAAGGGAAAGTATCGATTCGAATAGTTTTCAATTGATTAAACAATATGTAAATAAAGCTTTTGAATGTTCCTATCATCCTTTAGGGTCACTTTTAAGTGACTTAACTGTTGCTTATACAACGAGTTATGGTGGATTAAGACCACACGCATTATTATTAGTACACGCTGTAAATGAATTAAGATCAATAACTGAAAGATTATTTGATATTGTACGGTTATTATTCCCAGCTCTTCCTAGTTATGAAGAACAAGTTATTGTTAATGGAAACGCCATTGAAGAAAATGTTGTTAGTTGCCAATCATTACTTTACCCTATTATTTTACCACGAGTACATTCATCTCTATTCACactttatactttaaaatgtaaaagcTGCGATGCTCAGTATTGGAAAAGATTAATCGAATGGAATAAACAACCAGATTATACACTTATGGCGTTTTTAAGTGTTAATCA GAAATTCTTAAATTCCGAAACTCAAGAACCACTTTCACCAATACCAAGAGTAAAAGATCAACATTTTGTAGAAGCGATTGAAACAttgcaattattaaaaacaacattttcaccaattgaaaaattaaacgtgATTCGAAATACATTTGAGAAAATGACGGATGCTGTTCAAAGAAAATTGGGAGATCATTATAAATGGAATATGGACGATTTATTTCCGGCCTTTCTTTACGTCGTTGTCAGAGCGAGAATACCGCAATTAGGATcggaattaaaatttatcgaAGATTTTCACGATCCGAATGCGAGTATCGGCGAGTTAGCCTTGATGTTTACCACGTTACAAGCGTGCTATCAACAAATacttttggaaaaaatttcgGTTACCTGA